One Eublepharis macularius isolate TG4126 chromosome 6, MPM_Emac_v1.0, whole genome shotgun sequence DNA segment encodes these proteins:
- the PSTK gene encoding L-seryl-tRNA(Sec) kinase, whose amino-acid sequence MTQELENASTWPVGLCVFCGLPAAGKTTIARALSESLRKQKGWLCVHLAYDDLMPLEAFSQSETSVVQEGRQPLASYWKLYRHVLLQYLEHFLQALIEGCRYLPPPKGTEGTWKKFVCCLKEQGVLSLGPEAPAPCQHLINTTTLQPVYFILDDNFYYRSMRYEVYQLARKYSLGFCELFLDCSVEVCLQRNCQRTQPLPEETICAMVQKLEIPNSEKYAWEKNSLILKSTKYTSEDNLRVLNLLSATLENPLKPLEENTEHKEVDRALCAASFLHQADQAVRRTVSQTMKNAKDNNLTPSKMKSLAQELNKLKVEFLEDLKHQYNEKKQCYSENTLAMNTSLFHQQTNDTAKKYFLCK is encoded by the exons ATGACGCAAGAATTAGAAAATGCCTCAACCTGGCCGGTGGGACTGTGCGTGTTTTGTGGCCTACCCGCAGCGGGCAAAACGACGATAGCACGAGCGCTCAGCGAGTCTTTGAGGAAGCAGAAAGGCTGGCTTTGCGTTCACCTCGCCTACGACGACCTCATGCCTCTGGAAGCGTTCAGCCAATCGGAGACGAGTGTGGTCCAAGAGGGACGGCAGCCATTG GCATCTTACTGGAAATTATATCGGCATGTGTTATTGCAGTACCTTGAAcacttcctgcaggctcttattGAAGGATGCCGTTATTTGCCTCCTCCCAAAGGAACTGAAGGAACCTGGAAAAAATTTGTTTGCTGTTTGAAAGAGCAAGGCGTATTATCTCTGGGACCAGAAGCTCCAGCACCTTGCCAGCATTTAATCAATACTACTACTCTCCAACCAGTGTATTTTATTTTAGATGACAACTTTTATTATCGGAGTATGAGATATGAAGTGTACCAATTAGCTCGCAAAT ATTCACTGGGCTTCTGTGAGTTGTTTTTAGACTGTTCTGTTGAGGTCTGTCTACAGAGGAATTGTCAGAGAACGCAACCATTACCTGAGGAAACAATATGTGCAATGGTACAGAAACTAGAAATTCCAAATTCAGAGAAATACGCATGGGAGAAGAACAGCCTCATTTTGAAGAGTACAAAATACACTTCAGAGGATAA TCTTCGGGTGCTCAATTTGTTGTCTGCTACTTTGGaaaatccactgaaaccactagaAGAAAATACAGAACACAAG GAAGTTGATCGAGCTCTTTGTGCAGCCAGTTTCCTTCATCAAGCTGACCAGGCTGTCAGGCGAACTGTCTCTCAAACAATGAAGAACGCAAAAG aTAATAACCTTACCCCAAGCAAGATGAAGAGCTTGGCACAAGAACTCAACAAGCTGAAAGTGGAATTTCTGGAAGATTTAAAACACCAATATAATGAGAAAAAACAGTGTTATTCAGAGAACACACTTGCTATGAATACATCTTTATTCCACCAACAGACAAATGATACTGCGAAAAAATACTTCTTATGCAAGTAA